One genomic region from Roseofilum reptotaenium CS-1145 encodes:
- a CDS encoding magnesium chelatase subunit H, with product MDSPDLSSAPPVIEKVVEGRKIIKIVYIVMEAQYQSALTQAAQTINRSAAKHQNQVGIELSGYLIEELRNPENYAEFERDMETANIFIGSLIFIEDLADRIVATVAPHRDRLDAAVIFPSMPQVMRLNKLGSFSMAQLGQSKSAIASFMKKRKESSGSSFQDGMLKLLRTLPKVLKYMPIEKAQDARNFMLSFQYWLGGSPENLTNFVLMLADKYVLDSEQKLSYSDPVVYPDMGIWHPMAPKMFEDQQEYWDWYSSRDDINDDIKDPLAPCVGLVLQRSHLVTGDDAHYVAIVQELECRGARVISTFAGGLDFSKPVDAYFWNQRTEKPIVDTVISLTGFALVGGPARQDHPKAVESLKRLNRPYMVALPLVFQTTEEWEASELGLHPVQVALQIAIPELDGAIEPIILSGRDAATGKAIALQDRIESVAARALKWANLRRKPKLDKKIAITVFSFPPDKGNVGTAAYLDVFGSIYEVVRALRDNGYDIGELPESPKDLMEAVIHDASAQYASPELNIAHRMSVAEYERLTPYSERLEENWGPPPGHLNSDGQNLLVYGKHFGNLFIGVQPTFGYEGDPMRLLFSRSASPHHGFAAYYTYLERIWGADAVLHFGTHGSLEFMPGKQMGMSGECYPDNLIGSIPNLYYYAANNPSEATIAKRRGYAATISYLTPPAENAGLYRGLAELSELIGSYQQLKETPRGEQIVLTIIEKCRQVNLEQDIALPDDGTTLSAEERDNLVGQVYNKLMEIESRLLPCGLHVVGKPPTATEAIATLVNIANIDRPEDGIESLPRIVARSIDRDIDQIYESSDLGVLEDVELYNQIVQATRAAVTALVEEQTNAEGRVSLVSKLNFFNMGKKAPWIAKLHELGYTNVDEASLKTLMEYLEFCLEQVCADNELGGLLSALEGQYILPGPGGDPIRNPDVLPTGKNIHALDPQSIPTEAAIKSAKRVVDQLLERHKATNNGQLPETIATVLWGTDNIKTFGESLAQILWFVGAKPVPDALGRVNKLELIPLEELGRPRIDVVVNCSGVFRDLFVNQMALMDKAVKMAAEADEPAEMNFVRKHAMQQAEELGINLRQAASRVYSNASGSYSSNVNLAVENSSWEEETELQEMYLNRKSFAFDADNPGIMKESRQVFESSLKSAEVTFQNLDSSEISLTDVSHYFDSDPTKVVSSLRKDGKQPAAYIADTTTAKGQVRSLSETVRLDARTKLLNPKWYEGMLSHGYEGVRELSKRLVNTSGWSATAGAVDNWVYEETNDTFIKDEAMCKRLLNLNPHSFRKVVSTLLEVNGRGYWETSEENLDRLRQLYQEAEDRIEGIDD from the coding sequence ATGGATTCTCCAGACCTATCGTCTGCTCCCCCAGTCATTGAGAAGGTGGTCGAGGGGCGGAAAATTATCAAAATTGTGTACATCGTCATGGAGGCACAATACCAAAGTGCCCTTACCCAAGCGGCTCAAACGATTAACCGCAGTGCGGCCAAACATCAAAATCAAGTTGGTATAGAACTGAGCGGGTACTTGATTGAAGAGCTACGTAACCCGGAAAACTATGCTGAGTTTGAGCGGGATATGGAGACGGCTAATATCTTTATTGGCTCCTTGATTTTCATTGAAGACCTGGCCGATCGCATTGTCGCCACGGTTGCCCCCCATCGCGATCGACTGGATGCGGCGGTGATCTTCCCTTCCATGCCCCAAGTGATGCGCTTGAATAAGCTCGGTAGCTTTAGTATGGCGCAATTGGGGCAATCGAAGAGTGCGATCGCCTCGTTCATGAAAAAACGTAAGGAGTCGAGCGGTTCCTCTTTCCAAGACGGAATGCTCAAACTGCTGCGTACCCTGCCCAAAGTCCTGAAGTACATGCCGATCGAAAAGGCTCAGGATGCCCGAAATTTCATGCTCTCGTTCCAATATTGGCTGGGTGGATCTCCCGAAAACTTGACCAACTTCGTGCTGATGTTGGCGGATAAGTATGTTCTCGATAGCGAGCAGAAACTGAGCTACTCTGACCCGGTGGTCTATCCAGATATGGGTATCTGGCATCCCATGGCCCCGAAAATGTTTGAAGACCAACAGGAATATTGGGATTGGTACAGCAGTCGGGATGACATCAACGATGACATTAAAGACCCCCTTGCTCCCTGTGTAGGTCTGGTGTTGCAGCGCAGCCATTTGGTTACGGGTGATGATGCCCATTATGTGGCCATTGTCCAAGAACTCGAATGCCGAGGAGCCAGAGTTATCAGCACATTTGCTGGGGGTTTAGACTTCTCCAAACCCGTGGATGCCTATTTCTGGAATCAACGCACGGAAAAACCCATCGTCGATACGGTAATTTCCTTAACTGGGTTTGCCCTCGTAGGCGGGCCAGCTCGGCAAGACCATCCTAAAGCGGTAGAGAGTCTCAAGCGCCTCAACCGCCCTTATATGGTGGCTCTGCCTTTGGTTTTCCAAACGACGGAAGAGTGGGAAGCCTCCGAGCTGGGACTGCACCCGGTACAGGTGGCGCTTCAGATTGCCATTCCTGAATTGGATGGAGCCATTGAACCGATTATTTTATCGGGAAGAGATGCAGCCACTGGAAAGGCGATCGCCCTTCAAGATAGGATCGAGTCGGTTGCTGCTCGTGCCCTCAAATGGGCTAATCTGCGGCGCAAACCCAAACTGGATAAGAAAATCGCGATCACCGTCTTTAGCTTCCCCCCCGATAAGGGGAATGTGGGAACAGCAGCTTATTTAGATGTATTTGGCAGCATCTACGAAGTGGTTCGTGCCCTGCGAGATAATGGCTATGATATTGGCGAACTGCCCGAATCGCCCAAAGATCTGATGGAAGCAGTGATCCACGATGCCAGCGCTCAATATGCTTCCCCAGAGTTGAATATTGCCCATCGCATGTCCGTGGCAGAATACGAGCGCCTGACTCCCTATTCCGAGCGTCTAGAGGAAAACTGGGGCCCCCCTCCGGGACATCTGAACAGCGACGGTCAAAATCTGTTGGTGTACGGGAAACATTTCGGCAACCTGTTTATCGGGGTACAGCCCACATTTGGTTATGAAGGTGACCCCATGCGGCTGTTGTTCTCGCGATCGGCTTCTCCCCACCATGGGTTTGCGGCTTACTACACCTATCTAGAGAGAATTTGGGGCGCGGATGCCGTTCTGCACTTCGGAACCCATGGCTCCCTAGAATTCATGCCCGGGAAACAGATGGGGATGTCGGGCGAATGCTACCCGGATAATCTGATTGGTTCGATTCCGAACTTGTACTACTACGCGGCGAATAACCCTTCGGAGGCGACGATCGCCAAACGCCGAGGTTATGCAGCCACTATTTCCTATCTGACTCCCCCAGCCGAAAATGCGGGCTTGTATAGAGGTTTAGCTGAACTGAGCGAGTTAATCGGCTCCTATCAGCAGCTCAAGGAGACCCCCAGGGGCGAACAAATTGTACTGACAATTATCGAGAAATGCCGCCAGGTGAATCTGGAGCAGGATATTGCTCTACCCGATGATGGGACGACCTTATCGGCTGAAGAACGGGATAATCTCGTCGGTCAGGTGTACAACAAACTGATGGAAATTGAGTCGCGGTTGTTACCCTGTGGCTTGCATGTGGTCGGGAAACCACCGACGGCGACCGAGGCGATCGCCACTTTAGTCAACATCGCCAACATCGATCGCCCCGAAGATGGCATCGAAAGCCTGCCCCGGATCGTCGCTCGCAGTATCGACCGCGACATCGACCAAATCTATGAAAGCAGCGATTTAGGAGTTCTCGAAGACGTAGAACTCTATAACCAAATCGTCCAAGCCACCCGTGCCGCCGTTACTGCCCTCGTCGAAGAACAAACCAACGCCGAAGGTCGGGTCTCCTTGGTGTCCAAGTTGAACTTCTTCAACATGGGTAAAAAAGCACCCTGGATCGCCAAACTCCATGAATTGGGCTACACCAACGTCGATGAAGCCAGCTTGAAAACCCTGATGGAATATCTAGAATTCTGTCTCGAACAGGTCTGTGCCGATAACGAGTTGGGCGGTCTATTGTCCGCTCTCGAAGGTCAATATATCCTTCCCGGGCCCGGTGGCGACCCCATCCGTAACCCCGATGTATTGCCCACGGGTAAAAATATTCACGCCCTCGATCCCCAGTCCATTCCCACGGAAGCAGCTATCAAGTCTGCTAAACGGGTGGTGGATCAACTTCTGGAGCGCCATAAAGCCACCAATAACGGCCAACTCCCGGAAACTATTGCTACGGTTCTCTGGGGAACCGACAACATTAAAACCTTTGGCGAATCTTTGGCTCAAATCCTCTGGTTTGTCGGGGCGAAACCCGTTCCCGATGCCTTGGGACGGGTGAATAAACTGGAATTGATTCCCCTAGAAGAATTGGGACGGCCCCGGATTGATGTCGTCGTCAACTGCTCTGGAGTCTTCCGAGATCTGTTTGTCAATCAAATGGCACTGATGGATAAAGCCGTGAAAATGGCTGCGGAAGCAGACGAACCGGCAGAGATGAACTTTGTCCGCAAACATGCCATGCAGCAAGCGGAAGAGTTAGGCATTAACCTCCGTCAAGCCGCCAGTCGGGTGTATTCCAACGCCAGTGGTTCCTATTCTTCTAACGTTAACCTGGCAGTGGAAAATTCCTCTTGGGAAGAAGAAACTGAACTTCAGGAAATGTATCTGAACCGCAAATCCTTCGCCTTTGATGCCGATAATCCTGGCATCATGAAGGAAAGCCGTCAGGTGTTCGAGTCTTCCCTCAAGAGTGCGGAAGTCACGTTCCAGAACTTAGACTCTTCTGAAATTAGCTTGACCGATGTTTCCCACTATTTCGACAGCGACCCCACCAAAGTGGTGAGTTCCCTGCGGAAAGATGGTAAGCAACCGGCTGCCTATATTGCCGATACCACCACCGCTAAAGGTCAGGTGCGCTCCTTGTCGGAAACCGTACGCCTGGATGCGCGGACAAAACTGCTCAATCCCAAATGGTACGAGGGAATGCTCTCCCACGGCTATGAAGGGGTGCGCGAGTTGTCCAAGCGCCTGGTGAACACTTCCGGATGGAGTGCCACTGCGGGAGCGGTGGACAACTGGGTGTATGAGGAAACCAACGACACCTTCATCAAGGATGAAGCCATGTGTAAGCGGTTGCTCAACCTCAATCCCCATTCCTTTCGCAAAGTGGTTAGCACTCTCCTAGAGGTGAATGGTCGCGGATACTGGGAAACCAGTGAGGAAAACCTCGACCGTCTGCGCCAGTTGTATCAGGAGGCAGAAGACCGCATTGAAGGGATTGATGATTAG
- a CDS encoding type II toxin-antitoxin system VapC family toxin: MAVILIDTDISSFIFKGSDYAQPYMPLLIGHQLALSFMTVAELFQWAILRQWGDLRQLQLESYLSNYLVIPTDQPLCLQWAKIRGSRQRIGKPISPQDVWVAATALRHDLPLVTHNVKDFLDIPNLRLLTPT, translated from the coding sequence ATGGCGGTGATTTTAATTGATACAGATATCAGTTCTTTTATCTTCAAGGGTAGTGATTATGCCCAACCCTATATGCCGCTTTTGATTGGTCATCAATTAGCTCTTTCTTTTATGACTGTAGCTGAACTGTTTCAATGGGCCATACTTCGTCAGTGGGGCGATCTCCGACAGCTACAATTAGAATCTTATTTATCGAATTACTTGGTCATTCCCACCGATCAACCCCTGTGTCTTCAGTGGGCAAAAATTCGGGGAAGTCGCCAAAGAATAGGAAAGCCCATTTCGCCCCAAGATGTCTGGGTTGCAGCCACTGCGTTACGCCACGATCTGCCCTTAGTTACTCACAATGTGAAAGATTTTTTAGATATTCCCAATCTACGCTTGCTCACTCCAACTTAA
- a CDS encoding AAA family ATPase, protein MTDSKPILCLDLEPKLNRPLQLWNPLDYLRLLYWIFYFPQALIWYKRKFCNPQSNIRTPRLIQILKPVRSYLRRFRLFQSLKRQLSKVPNRLILQLNIQIVITSFWILFCLCFILLNLNISFNYAYIEFNEILKTLSYPIIATVVFRVTFLLYFLFVYLFLNKFLYAPEFGFLSNIIILMTSVLGGIVAMSSIVFFTWSVLYLFVATILVYKWISNREEPSSKSLYSDITVKLIEDHKSPIYDKPSPSQISRLKSLALAIKLGRFLGTVTSWLIVIFIIRFFMPHDYHIFLLFIGLHLDEWIVSVFINKKKLRWIPHVTQITMPFLSSKLINSLRQDWYIGLMNLEQIATYTLQFPTLERTIRIFLDGKDPDEIIEFISQLSIYCPNVLLRIGSNLLNNPKSNYRTSLVMSAFWCLYTKNANLARECFGIVQDSYYGQQMFYFADKLAIFSEVKDVYSLSECALSTIPPEPLLRPTSWDAIERLHRTIEDIHLVQRSPSRSTRSSALNRALAEVTTIINQQDCLPEVERGLIVQISENWQDILLQETAKIGDFSITEPVHNPYSIGSPVIGKRFVGREDIMRKLEEHWIMGEKLESVVLFGHRRMGKTSILRNVSTALGSRVKLAYINLQALEKNLAEILIGISDEISEVLEIAPPNEEQLSKHPYRTFRRYLRKVEKQLGQNRLIIALDEFESIEYLINDGKIDPDFMEFLRSSIQQSQNITFALAGLHTLDEMTADYFQPFFASVIPIRVSFMTRGATAVILANPEDEDFPLDYQPETIDEIYNLTAGQPYLVNVIGFQLVGRYNDQVFEQGYSRDPQFTLADLNGVIDNVLEQGRYYFDGVWKQAAQGEPGQQEILRALAPYPTGLDRETLSQTTNLDVETLEVALTCLEKHDVVIEENGKIKIIVELFRRWVETEKT, encoded by the coding sequence ATGACTGATTCAAAACCAATTCTTTGTTTAGATTTAGAACCAAAACTGAATCGACCTCTACAGCTTTGGAATCCTTTAGATTACTTGCGCTTGTTGTACTGGATTTTCTATTTTCCTCAAGCATTGATATGGTACAAGAGGAAGTTTTGCAATCCACAATCTAATATCAGGACACCTCGATTAATTCAAATCCTCAAGCCTGTAAGAAGTTATCTTCGCCGTTTCAGACTTTTTCAATCGCTGAAACGGCAATTAAGCAAGGTACCGAATAGGCTTATTTTGCAGCTTAATATACAGATCGTGATTACATCTTTTTGGATATTGTTTTGTTTATGTTTTATATTATTAAATTTAAATATTTCTTTCAATTATGCATATATTGAATTCAATGAAATACTAAAGACACTATCATACCCAATTATAGCAACCGTAGTATTTAGGGTTACATTTTTACTGTATTTTCTGTTTGTCTATTTATTTTTAAATAAATTTTTATATGCACCAGAATTTGGCTTTTTGTCTAACATTATTATTCTAATGACCAGTGTTTTGGGTGGGATTGTGGCTATGTCATCAATAGTTTTTTTTACTTGGTCAGTTTTGTATCTATTTGTAGCAACAATACTTGTATATAAGTGGATATCAAATAGAGAAGAACCTTCTAGTAAATCACTTTATTCTGACATTACAGTGAAATTAATTGAAGATCACAAAAGTCCGATATATGATAAGCCTAGTCCTAGTCAAATATCTCGTCTGAAGTCTCTAGCATTGGCTATCAAGTTAGGTAGATTTTTAGGCACTGTTACATCTTGGTTAATAGTCATATTTATTATTAGATTTTTTATGCCACATGATTATCATATTTTTCTATTATTCATAGGCTTACATTTGGATGAATGGATTGTCAGTGTATTTATTAATAAAAAAAAACTTCGATGGATTCCTCATGTTACACAAATTACCATGCCATTTTTGTCTTCTAAGTTAATTAATTCACTAAGACAAGACTGGTATATTGGATTAATGAACTTAGAGCAAATAGCAACTTATACTCTTCAGTTCCCTACTTTAGAAAGAACAATTAGAATATTCTTAGATGGCAAAGATCCTGATGAAATTATTGAATTTATTTCCCAATTATCAATCTATTGTCCAAATGTATTATTAAGAATAGGTTCAAATCTTTTAAATAATCCTAAATCCAATTACCGTACATCTTTAGTTATGAGTGCTTTCTGGTGTTTGTACACCAAAAACGCCAACCTAGCTAGAGAGTGTTTTGGCATTGTACAAGATTCGTATTATGGGCAACAGATGTTTTACTTTGCTGATAAATTGGCAATCTTTAGTGAAGTAAAAGACGTTTATAGTCTAAGCGAATGTGCATTATCTACTATTCCGCCAGAACCACTATTACGTCCTACTAGCTGGGACGCAATTGAACGTCTCCATCGTACTATTGAAGATATACACTTAGTCCAACGTAGTCCATCTAGATCAACCCGTTCTTCGGCATTAAATCGTGCTTTAGCAGAAGTAACGACCATTATCAATCAACAGGACTGCTTGCCAGAAGTTGAACGGGGATTAATTGTTCAGATTAGTGAAAATTGGCAAGATATTCTCCTTCAGGAAACAGCCAAGATAGGCGATTTTAGTATTACGGAACCGGTTCATAATCCCTATAGTATCGGTAGTCCAGTTATCGGTAAACGGTTTGTGGGACGGGAAGATATTATGCGAAAACTGGAAGAACATTGGATAATGGGAGAAAAGTTAGAGTCGGTTGTTCTATTTGGCCATCGACGTATGGGTAAGACTTCCATTTTACGCAATGTTTCTACTGCTCTTGGCTCAAGGGTAAAGCTGGCTTATATTAATTTACAAGCATTAGAGAAGAATTTAGCAGAAATTTTGATTGGGATTAGTGATGAAATTTCTGAAGTCCTTGAAATTGCTCCTCCTAATGAGGAGCAATTATCAAAGCATCCTTATCGCACCTTCAGACGCTACTTACGAAAGGTTGAAAAACAGCTAGGACAGAACAGACTGATTATTGCTCTAGATGAGTTTGAATCTATTGAATACTTAATTAATGATGGAAAAATTGATCCAGACTTTATGGAGTTCTTGCGTAGCAGTATTCAACAAAGTCAAAACATCACATTTGCTTTAGCTGGATTACATACTTTAGACGAAATGACAGCAGATTATTTTCAACCTTTCTTTGCCAGTGTGATCCCCATTCGAGTTAGCTTTATGACAAGGGGAGCAACTGCGGTTATTCTTGCTAACCCAGAAGATGAAGATTTTCCCTTAGACTACCAACCCGAAACGATTGATGAAATTTATAACTTGACTGCGGGACAACCCTATTTAGTCAACGTAATTGGGTTTCAATTAGTAGGACGCTATAACGATCAAGTATTTGAACAGGGATATTCCCGCGATCCTCAGTTTACCTTAGCGGATCTGAATGGGGTGATTGACAATGTTTTAGAACAAGGACGTTACTATTTCGATGGAGTTTGGAAGCAAGCCGCTCAAGGAGAACCTGGACAACAAGAAATTTTACGCGCTCTTGCTCCCTATCCCACTGGACTGGATCGAGAAACCCTTAGCCAAACCACAAACCTTGATGTAGAAACATTAGAAGTAGCTCTCACTTGCTTAGAAAAGCATGATGTAGTTATCGAAGAAAATGGCAAAATCAAGATTATTGTTGAGTTATTTCGTCGTTGGGTTGAAACTGAGAAAACCTAG
- a CDS encoding AAA family ATPase, with the protein MMTPEEAFTRLQDDLMKIGSDFTDVEQQVFYGMWNGHTYPEIKDTICYRYQDDSIRAIGSGICKKCSKVIGKKVEKKNLKSSLDHFYKPYQLSWVGEPQIQMSSVHPSGNPFTPLTGAINDPRHFFNRERDTRDIFEKLHASGGVALIGERQIGKSSLLKQMSRETEQLTQLQTQPIYLNLQDLENEDEFYCNLCDELQIEQVRGYQLKRVLKKHRLLLLIDEVEKMRSDGFTWEIRDKLRGFAEHGLIKLVFAASQSLDIIFADEDSEVGTSPLANICLPQKLERWNESTSRSFIESRLEPTQFRFTEEEIVQIIAETKGHPQRLMQKCYEMYDFWKSIPF; encoded by the coding sequence ATGATGACTCCAGAAGAAGCCTTTACTCGTCTACAAGATGATTTGATGAAAATTGGCTCAGATTTTACAGATGTTGAGCAACAAGTTTTTTATGGTATGTGGAATGGTCATACCTATCCAGAGATAAAAGATACGATTTGCTATCGCTATCAGGATGATTCTATTCGTGCAATAGGGAGTGGAATTTGTAAAAAGTGTAGTAAAGTTATTGGGAAAAAAGTTGAGAAAAAAAATCTCAAGTCATCTCTGGATCATTTTTACAAACCGTATCAATTATCATGGGTTGGAGAGCCTCAAATACAAATGAGTAGCGTTCATCCATCAGGTAATCCTTTTACTCCTCTAACAGGTGCAATTAACGATCCCAGACATTTTTTCAATCGAGAGCGAGATACCAGAGATATATTTGAAAAATTACATGCTAGTGGGGGTGTAGCGTTAATTGGAGAACGACAAATTGGCAAGTCCTCACTACTCAAGCAAATGAGCCGAGAGACGGAACAATTAACACAACTGCAAACCCAACCCATTTACTTAAACTTACAGGATCTAGAAAACGAAGATGAATTCTACTGCAATTTATGTGACGAGTTACAAATTGAACAAGTTAGAGGCTATCAATTGAAGCGTGTGTTAAAGAAACATCGACTACTGCTACTGATTGATGAAGTTGAGAAAATGAGAAGCGATGGATTTACCTGGGAAATTCGCGATAAATTACGAGGATTTGCAGAACATGGATTAATCAAATTAGTTTTCGCAGCGAGTCAATCGTTGGATATCATCTTTGCCGATGAAGATTCAGAAGTGGGAACTTCACCCTTAGCAAATATTTGTTTACCCCAAAAGCTAGAACGATGGAATGAATCAACATCTCGTTCATTTATTGAATCGCGCTTAGAGCCAACACAATTTAGGTTTACAGAAGAGGAGATTGTGCAAATCATTGCCGAAACGAAAGGACATCCTCAGCGTTTGATGCAAAAGTGCTACGAAATGTATGATTTCTGGAAAAGCATTCCTTTTTGA
- a CDS encoding exonuclease, protein MTKSQVWSDAPLPPYTAQSQCENGISYMIDRYGNPLPSYTSIVRATQSAADKARLFQWRRRIGQAEASRICAISRQRGILGHQHLKHYWQGQPVVCPPLITEHWDHLLPYLEQIQQVRLIEGNLFHFYEGYAGRVDCVASWGNIPCVIDFKFCDRLKPIYPDQCLQLAAYCGAVNRQYGLKHNLQITHALLIRSTPDLADITLFEPQKMSYFWHQWQARVAQFWQIQNSSISA, encoded by the coding sequence ATGACTAAATCTCAAGTGTGGTCTGATGCTCCCCTTCCTCCTTATACCGCCCAATCTCAATGCGAAAATGGCATTAGTTATATGATCGATCGCTATGGTAATCCGCTTCCTAGCTATACTTCTATTGTGCGAGCGACTCAATCTGCTGCTGATAAGGCACGTCTGTTTCAGTGGCGGCGACGCATTGGACAAGCTGAAGCCAGTCGCATTTGTGCTATTTCTCGGCAACGGGGAATTTTAGGACACCAACACCTCAAGCACTACTGGCAGGGTCAACCTGTTGTCTGTCCTCCACTCATTACTGAGCATTGGGATCATTTATTGCCCTATTTAGAGCAGATTCAGCAGGTTAGGCTAATTGAAGGCAACCTATTTCACTTTTATGAAGGCTATGCAGGTCGTGTAGATTGTGTCGCCAGTTGGGGTAATATCCCTTGTGTGATTGATTTCAAATTCTGCGATCGTCTAAAACCCATTTACCCTGATCAGTGTTTACAATTAGCGGCCTATTGTGGTGCAGTAAATCGTCAATATGGCTTAAAACACAACTTACAAATCACTCATGCTTTACTGATTCGCTCCACTCCCGATCTAGCCGATATCACATTATTTGAACCTCAAAAAATGAGCTATTTTTGGCATCAATGGCAAGCACGAGTCGCTCAATTTTGGCAAATACAAAATTCTTCAATCTCAGCTTAG
- the bchM gene encoding magnesium protoporphyrin IX methyltransferase: protein MTLAEEKNLVDDKTIVKDYFNQTGFDRWRKIYGTDEVNRVQLDIRKGHQQTVDTVLDWLKADNNLSELSICDAGCGVGSLSIPLVEAGAQVFASDISEKMVGEAQTRAQDTLDNLNNIQFKTQDLEQLDGEYHSVICLDVLIHYPHEKADEMIGHLCSLAKSRVILSFAPKTCALAILKKIGSFFPGPSKTTRAYMHKEKDVIASLEKYGFKVQRNAMTKTRFYYSRILEATRS, encoded by the coding sequence ATGACCCTGGCAGAAGAGAAAAACCTAGTAGACGATAAGACCATTGTCAAAGACTACTTTAACCAAACTGGTTTTGACCGATGGCGGAAAATTTACGGTACAGATGAGGTGAACCGCGTTCAACTCGATATCCGTAAAGGCCATCAGCAAACGGTAGACACAGTTTTAGACTGGCTAAAAGCTGATAATAACCTCAGTGAACTGTCCATCTGTGATGCTGGATGTGGAGTCGGGAGCCTCAGCATTCCCTTGGTTGAAGCTGGCGCTCAGGTTTTTGCCAGTGATATCTCGGAAAAAATGGTGGGTGAAGCCCAAACTCGCGCTCAAGATACTTTAGACAATCTGAATAATATTCAGTTTAAGACCCAAGATTTGGAGCAACTGGACGGCGAATATCATAGCGTCATTTGCCTGGATGTGCTGATTCATTATCCCCATGAGAAAGCGGATGAAATGATTGGTCATCTCTGCTCTTTGGCTAAATCACGGGTGATTCTCAGTTTTGCGCCGAAAACTTGTGCTTTGGCAATTCTGAAGAAAATTGGTAGCTTTTTCCCTGGCCCTTCTAAGACGACTCGTGCTTATATGCATAAGGAAAAGGATGTGATTGCCAGTTTAGAGAAATATGGCTTTAAGGTGCAACGAAATGCGATGACGAAAACTCGGTTTTATTACTCTCGTATTTTAGAAGCGACTCGTTCTTAG
- a CDS encoding nuclear transport factor 2 family protein has protein sequence MSPELMQTTLKGYFTQMSAMNPEGWSELFTPDATIADPVGKPPVIAHEKATAFFQFLAQFYDRLEITPETPFISGTGAAVKWQMNVIAKTGKTAQAEGISVFEFNEAGKITALASYWDEPGLIAQLKGS, from the coding sequence ATGTCTCCTGAACTCATGCAAACCACCCTTAAGGGTTACTTCACCCAAATGAGTGCCATGAACCCCGAAGGGTGGTCTGAACTCTTTACCCCCGATGCCACCATTGCCGATCCAGTGGGCAAACCACCAGTCATCGCCCATGAAAAAGCGACTGCATTTTTCCAATTTCTAGCCCAATTTTATGACCGTCTAGAAATCACGCCTGAAACTCCGTTTATTTCCGGTACAGGTGCAGCCGTCAAATGGCAAATGAACGTCATTGCTAAAACTGGGAAAACAGCCCAAGCGGAAGGAATCAGTGTATTTGAATTCAATGAAGCGGGTAAAATAACAGCGTTAGCTTCCTATTGGGATGAACCCGGACTTATTGCCCAACTCAAAGGGAGTTAA